A genome region from Cognatishimia activa includes the following:
- the aceF gene encoding dihydrolipoyllysine-residue acetyltransferase — translation MTIDVKVPDIGDFSDVPVVTILVSVGDVVSEEDPLIEVESDKATMEVPSPAAGTVKEIKVSEGDPVSEGTLIVVLDGEAAASTEAPAAAPAPAAAPAAATAAATAPAAPAAASVTDSGFSKAHASPSVRAFARQLDIDISKVNGSGRKGRILREDVTAFLKSTTAPAASGGAAAQGGMGIPPIPAVDFSKFGKVEDVEMPRIKKISGPALHRSWLNIPHVTHNDEADITDLDKYRKEMDTMAKENGYRVTLLSFVIKASVSALKEHWEVNSSIHPDGDKLIKKDYYNIGFAADTPNGLVVPVIKDADRKGIVEISKDLMELSGKARAGELKGPDMSGATFTISSLGGIGGTSFTPIVNAPEVAILGLTRSKMAPVWNGEEFVPRLMQPLSLSYDHRAIDGALAARFTVTLKTLLGDMRKLMW, via the coding sequence ATGACTATTGACGTAAAAGTACCCGATATCGGCGATTTTTCCGACGTACCGGTTGTGACCATTCTGGTCAGCGTGGGGGATGTGGTCAGCGAAGAAGACCCGCTGATCGAAGTGGAAAGCGACAAGGCGACGATGGAAGTGCCCTCGCCTGCGGCAGGCACGGTCAAGGAGATCAAAGTGTCCGAAGGCGATCCCGTTTCTGAGGGCACCCTGATCGTGGTTTTGGACGGCGAAGCAGCCGCCTCAACCGAGGCCCCTGCAGCAGCGCCAGCTCCTGCGGCTGCACCAGCGGCAGCGACCGCGGCGGCCACTGCTCCGGCGGCACCGGCAGCGGCCTCTGTCACGGACAGTGGCTTCTCTAAGGCGCACGCCAGCCCATCGGTGCGTGCCTTTGCACGCCAGCTGGACATCGACATTTCCAAAGTGAACGGCTCTGGCCGCAAAGGTCGGATCCTGCGCGAAGACGTCACGGCCTTCCTGAAATCCACCACAGCCCCTGCGGCCTCTGGTGGCGCAGCAGCGCAAGGCGGCATGGGGATCCCTCCGATCCCAGCGGTCGACTTCAGCAAATTCGGCAAAGTCGAAGACGTGGAAATGCCACGGATCAAAAAGATCTCTGGCCCTGCGCTGCATCGCTCTTGGCTCAATATCCCGCATGTTACCCATAATGATGAGGCTGACATCACGGATCTGGACAAATACCGCAAGGAAATGGACACGATGGCCAAAGAGAACGGCTATCGCGTGACCCTCCTGAGCTTTGTCATCAAAGCATCGGTGTCCGCCCTGAAAGAGCATTGGGAAGTCAACAGCTCGATCCATCCGGATGGCGACAAGCTGATCAAGAAGGACTACTACAACATCGGCTTTGCGGCAGACACGCCAAACGGTCTGGTGGTACCTGTGATCAAAGACGCGGACCGCAAGGGCATCGTTGAGATCTCTAAGGATCTGATGGAACTCTCCGGCAAGGCCCGCGCGGGCGAGCTGAAGGGCCCTGACATGTCTGGCGCGACCTTCACGATTTCGTCCCTAGGCGGCATCGGCGGCACATCTTTCACCCCGATTGTGAACGCACCAGAAGTTGCGATCCTTGGTCTGACACGGTCCAAAATGGCCCCAGTCTGGAACGGCGAAGAATTCGTGCCGCGCCTGATGCAGCCTCTGTCGCTGTCTTACGACCACCGCGCCATCGACGGAGCCTTGGCCGCACGGTTTACCGTGACGCTCAAGACCCT
- the aceE gene encoding pyruvate dehydrogenase (acetyl-transferring), homodimeric type, with protein MATPLDDIDPVESREWQDAVEDVIARDGADRAHYLLDKAVQQARAAGANLPFSATTPYQNTIPVDQQEAFPGDLDMEWRIRTINRWNAMATVVRRNKVSSEYGGHIASFASSAVMYDIGLNHFWRSKSAIHGGDLVFFQGHVIPGIYARSFMEGRLTEEQMENFRSEVDGNGLSSYPHPWLMPDYWQFPTVSMGLGPLMAIYQARFMKYMHNRGHIDMADRKVWCFLGDGEMDEPESRGAIDLAAREGLDNLIFVVNCNLQRLDGPVRGNHKIVQELEGDFRGAGWNVIKLLWGKGWDELLEKDTSGKLRQLMDETVDGDYQTFKSKDGAYIREHFFGKYPETAKLVEDWSDEQIFALRRGGHDPQKVYTAFKRATDTKGTPTCLLIKTVKGYGMGSAGEGQNTTHQQKKMAEDQLRAFRDRFEIPVSDEDLPKAPFVKLNNAQKAYLADRRKALGGEFPKRETKSDKLEIPPLSKFDAQLKGTGEREISTTMAFVRILTTLLRDKQIGKNVVPIVPDESRTFGMEGLFRSVGIYNPLGQNYTPEDADQMMYYKESINGQVLQEGINEAGAMADWIAAATSYSNHGVPMIPFFIYYSMFGFQRIGDLAWAAGDSRARGFMLGGTAGRTTLNGEGLQHEDGHSHILAGTIPNCISYDPTFQFEVATIVQHGLKRMYEDQEDVFFYLTLMNENYSHPDMPAGVEDDIIKGLYRFKDVKRPGKKHVTLMGSGTILVQAMKAAEMLEEDFGVSSEIWSAPSFNELARDVQDVDRHNRLNPLADPKVPFVTEQLSKAKGPIIVATDYMKNYAEQIRSAVPGRYTVLGTDGFGRSDSRVNLRRFFEVDANHIAAAAMVDLYREGNVTKAQLEKALKKYDIDGNKPNPRLV; from the coding sequence ATGGCGACACCATTGGACGATATTGATCCGGTCGAATCCCGAGAATGGCAAGATGCCGTTGAGGATGTGATCGCGCGCGATGGCGCGGACCGGGCGCATTACCTATTAGACAAAGCGGTGCAACAAGCGCGCGCCGCCGGGGCGAACCTGCCGTTTTCGGCGACAACCCCATATCAGAACACGATACCAGTGGATCAGCAGGAAGCCTTCCCCGGCGATCTGGATATGGAATGGCGCATCCGCACGATCAACCGCTGGAACGCGATGGCAACGGTTGTCCGCCGCAACAAGGTCAGCAGCGAATACGGCGGCCACATCGCTTCCTTCGCCTCCTCTGCTGTCATGTATGACATCGGCCTGAACCACTTCTGGCGCTCTAAGTCGGCGATCCACGGCGGCGATCTGGTATTCTTCCAGGGTCACGTGATCCCAGGCATCTATGCACGCTCCTTCATGGAAGGCCGTCTAACAGAAGAGCAAATGGAGAATTTCCGCTCTGAAGTAGATGGCAATGGCCTGTCTTCTTATCCGCACCCATGGCTGATGCCGGACTACTGGCAGTTCCCAACCGTTTCCATGGGTCTTGGCCCGTTGATGGCGATCTACCAAGCACGGTTCATGAAATACATGCACAACCGCGGCCACATTGATATGGCGGACCGTAAGGTCTGGTGTTTCCTGGGCGACGGCGAGATGGACGAGCCGGAAAGCCGTGGCGCGATCGACCTCGCCGCGCGCGAGGGCCTCGATAACCTGATCTTTGTTGTGAACTGCAACCTGCAGCGTCTTGATGGCCCTGTGCGCGGCAACCACAAGATCGTTCAGGAACTTGAGGGCGACTTCCGTGGCGCAGGCTGGAACGTCATCAAACTGCTTTGGGGCAAGGGCTGGGACGAACTGCTAGAGAAAGACACCTCTGGCAAACTGCGTCAGCTGATGGATGAAACAGTCGACGGTGACTACCAGACCTTCAAATCCAAAGACGGCGCCTATATCCGCGAGCATTTCTTTGGCAAATACCCAGAGACCGCGAAGCTGGTCGAAGACTGGAGCGACGAGCAGATCTTTGCTCTGCGTCGTGGCGGCCATGATCCGCAAAAAGTCTATACAGCCTTCAAACGCGCGACAGATACCAAAGGCACCCCAACCTGCCTCTTGATCAAAACGGTTAAGGGTTACGGCATGGGTTCTGCGGGTGAAGGTCAGAACACGACCCACCAGCAAAAGAAAATGGCCGAGGATCAACTGCGCGCGTTCCGGGATCGCTTTGAGATCCCTGTGAGCGACGAAGATCTGCCAAAAGCACCGTTTGTAAAGCTGAACAACGCTCAGAAAGCCTATCTTGCAGATCGCCGTAAAGCTTTGGGTGGCGAGTTCCCGAAACGGGAAACCAAATCCGACAAGCTCGAAATCCCGCCGCTGTCGAAGTTTGACGCACAGCTCAAAGGCACAGGCGAGCGTGAGATTTCAACCACTATGGCCTTTGTCCGTATCCTGACCACGCTGTTGCGTGACAAGCAGATCGGCAAAAACGTGGTACCGATTGTGCCGGATGAAAGCCGCACCTTTGGTATGGAAGGGCTGTTCCGATCTGTGGGGATCTACAACCCACTGGGCCAGAACTATACGCCCGAAGATGCAGACCAGATGATGTACTACAAAGAGTCCATCAACGGTCAAGTTCTGCAAGAAGGCATCAACGAAGCCGGCGCGATGGCCGACTGGATTGCGGCGGCGACGTCCTATTCCAACCACGGCGTGCCAATGATCCCCTTCTTCATCTACTACTCGATGTTTGGCTTCCAGCGGATCGGCGATCTGGCCTGGGCCGCAGGCGACAGCCGTGCCCGTGGCTTTATGCTGGGCGGCACCGCGGGTCGGACCACACTGAACGGTGAAGGTCTGCAACACGAGGACGGCCACAGCCATATCCTTGCAGGCACTATCCCGAACTGCATCAGCTATGACCCGACCTTCCAGTTTGAGGTTGCCACCATCGTGCAACATGGTCTCAAGCGGATGTATGAGGACCAAGAAGACGTGTTCTTCTATCTCACGCTGATGAACGAGAACTACAGCCATCCGGATATGCCAGCAGGTGTTGAGGATGACATCATCAAGGGTCTCTATCGTTTCAAAGACGTGAAACGTCCGGGCAAGAAACATGTCACGCTGATGGGCTCTGGCACCATTCTGGTGCAGGCGATGAAGGCGGCTGAGATGCTGGAAGAGGACTTTGGTGTGTCTTCCGAGATCTGGTCTGCCCCAAGCTTCAACGAGCTGGCCCGCGATGTTCAGGATGTGGATCGTCACAACCGTCTGAACCCGCTGGCGGATCCGAAAGTGCCATTTGTCACCGAGCAACTGAGCAAAGCCAAAGGCCCGATCATCGTCGCGACCGACTATATGAAGAACTATGCCGAGCAGATCCGCTCTGCGGTTCCGGGTCGCTACACGGTTCTGGGCACGGATGGCTTCGGGCGCTCTGACAGCCGCGTGAACCTGCGCCGCTTCTTTGAGGTGGATGCAAACCACATCGCGGCGGCGGCCATGGTTGACCTCTATCGTGAGGGCAACGTGACCAAGGCGCAGCTCGAAAAAGCACTTAAAAAATATGACATCGACGGCAACAAGCCGAACCCCCGTCTGGTGTGA
- a CDS encoding uracil-xanthine permease family protein, with amino-acid sequence MADAQTYSDPNATPPLNQAIPLGFQHVLAMFASNVTPSIIVAGAAGLAFGGPEQIYLIQMAMLFAGIATLFQTVGIGPVGARLPIMQGTSFAFVGVLAGIAATQGLGVALTACIIGGIVHFLLGSVIGNLRWLFPPLVTGLVILAIGLYLIPVAIKYAAGGAAQFQMEAESFGSLMHWSVALTVVIVALVLKFFTKGILSSAAILVGLLAGYALAFALGMVNFGAVAKASWITGIQPLPYGFEFSLGAVIAVTLVSIVSAIETVGDASATAKAGAGRDATDAEIQGATYADGLGTAVAGVFGGLPNTSFSQNVGIVGMTGIMSRHVVTIAGLVMVICGLLPKIGAVIASMPLPVLGGGVIVMFGMVAAAGLNVLSEVKMNRRNMVIIAISLAVGLGLNLVPTAVQYLPGVVKTLMTSAVAPTALCAIVLNLVLPQED; translated from the coding sequence ATGGCAGACGCACAGACTTACTCAGATCCAAATGCAACACCGCCGTTAAACCAAGCGATCCCGCTTGGGTTTCAGCACGTGCTGGCGATGTTTGCATCCAACGTAACGCCGTCCATCATCGTGGCTGGCGCTGCCGGGCTGGCCTTTGGGGGACCAGAGCAGATCTATCTGATCCAGATGGCGATGCTCTTCGCCGGGATCGCGACGCTGTTTCAAACCGTTGGGATTGGCCCCGTCGGCGCGCGGCTTCCGATTATGCAGGGTACTAGCTTTGCCTTTGTAGGCGTGCTTGCGGGGATTGCCGCGACCCAAGGGCTCGGCGTGGCGCTGACCGCCTGTATCATTGGCGGTATCGTGCACTTCTTATTGGGGTCGGTGATCGGCAACCTACGCTGGCTCTTCCCGCCGCTTGTGACCGGGCTCGTGATCTTGGCGATTGGTCTTTACCTGATCCCCGTTGCGATCAAATACGCAGCAGGCGGGGCTGCTCAGTTCCAAATGGAAGCCGAAAGCTTTGGCTCGCTGATGCATTGGTCTGTCGCCCTGACAGTGGTGATCGTCGCCTTGGTGCTTAAGTTCTTTACCAAAGGCATCCTCTCCAGCGCAGCTATTCTCGTGGGCTTGCTCGCGGGCTATGCTCTGGCCTTTGCTCTTGGCATGGTGAACTTTGGCGCGGTTGCCAAAGCCTCCTGGATCACCGGCATTCAGCCACTGCCTTACGGGTTTGAATTCAGCCTCGGTGCCGTGATTGCCGTGACATTGGTGTCGATCGTTTCGGCGATTGAGACCGTGGGCGATGCTTCAGCCACCGCCAAAGCGGGCGCGGGTCGCGATGCAACCGATGCCGAGATCCAGGGCGCGACCTATGCGGACGGTCTGGGCACTGCAGTTGCGGGTGTCTTTGGCGGCCTGCCAAACACTTCCTTCAGCCAAAACGTCGGCATCGTCGGCATGACCGGTATCATGAGCCGCCATGTTGTGACCATCGCTGGTCTTGTTATGGTGATTTGTGGCCTTCTGCCAAAGATCGGCGCGGTCATCGCCTCTATGCCTCTGCCTGTGCTTGGTGGCGGTGTGATCGTGATGTTCGGCATGGTGGCTGCGGCTGGCCTGAACGTGCTTTCTGAGGTCAAGATGAACCGCCGCAATATGGTGATCATCGCGATCTCACTGGCAGTTGGCCTTGGCCTCAACCTTGTGCCAACAGCCGTGCAGTACCTGCCAGGCGTGGTGAAAACGTTGATGACATCGGCGGTCGCACCGACAGCGCTCTGCGCGATTGTGCTGAACCTGGTTTTGCCACAAGAAGACTAA
- a CDS encoding ureidoglycolate lyase — MIEIIAQPLTKETFAPFGDALELRDTPDKMINQDMCGRHHDLANLDFTDGRAGISLFDAIPRALPYHFNLVERHPLGSQAFIPMSISPFLVIVAEDLDGTPGTPRAFITRAGQGINFHRNTWHGVLTPLHTPGLFAVIDRIGDGANLEEFTYETGFMVTKQQE; from the coding sequence ATGATCGAGATCATCGCCCAGCCCCTGACCAAAGAGACCTTCGCCCCTTTCGGAGACGCCTTGGAGCTGCGCGACACGCCTGACAAGATGATCAATCAGGACATGTGCGGCCGTCACCACGACCTCGCAAACCTCGATTTCACAGACGGGCGCGCGGGAATCAGCCTCTTTGACGCGATCCCACGCGCGCTGCCCTATCACTTCAATCTGGTAGAGCGGCACCCCTTAGGGTCACAAGCCTTTATACCAATGAGCATATCGCCTTTCTTGGTCATCGTCGCCGAAGACCTGGACGGCACGCCCGGCACACCGCGTGCCTTTATCACTCGCGCGGGCCAAGGCATTAATTTTCATCGAAATACTTGGCACGGCGTTCTGACACCGCTGCATACCCCCGGATTGTTCGCCGTCATCGACCGCATTGGCGATGGCGCAAACCTAGAAGAATTCACCTATGAAACTGGTTTCATGGTAACCAAACAACAAGAATAG